The following are encoded together in the Ooceraea biroi isolate clonal line C1 chromosome 2, Obir_v5.4, whole genome shotgun sequence genome:
- the LOC105284005 gene encoding uncharacterized protein LOC105284005 yields the protein MNPNEKVTRNKRALLKTYKSRSKKRKQSFNPKTPETNEASFSASRRKIELQKQIVVPQDNSIEYRILNFVSVFSAIAMLVKCKKCNNDIKFQTTSTRGLGFKIAVLCDQCPPQEIPSCTFINHSYEINRRFIFTMRVLGLGLKGAQKFCGLMDMPKFFYQTTYEIILKHIHSCVKTVRDVLFEKAVKEEMEETDGQDNTKLTVSGDGTWKKRGFTSLFGVASIIGYYSGKVLDVVIKSAFCKMCEVWNKKVNTTEYEEWLENHEAECTANHKGSSGKMEVEAIVEMFKRSETLHGVKYENYIGDGDSKTYSGILNAAPYEDISVNKKECIGHVQKRMGTRLRECKTKNKGLGGKGKLTGKMIDKLTVYYGLAIRRNYESANNMRTAIWATYNHYSSTNENLKHELCPAGAESWCEWQRAYAELPSNQKQKIKSFMHTYDALPTDVLTAIKPIYENLSKQELLDRCVGGFTQNNNESYNQLIWKISPKILPSGSIPIEIAAYVSACVFNEGSKALLQIMQTMGISTGPNAHAFVADEDQEHIATAERRAQANTQEARKRRRQEKIDALEVASAAEGLLYGPGIDDSV from the exons ATGAATCCGAATGAAAAAGTCACACGAAATAAAAGAGCACTGCTAAAAACGTACAAATCAAGATCAAAGAAGAGAAAACAATCTTTCAACCCTAAGACACCGGAGACGAACGAAGCAAGTTTTAGTGCATCTAGAAGAAAAATCGAGTTGCAGAAACAGATTGTGGTGCCGCAAGATAATTCTATAGAATATAGAATTCTCAATTTTGTTTCTGTATTTTCGGCTATCGCAATGCTTGTGAAGTGCAAAAAAtgcaataatgatataaagtTTCAGACAACCAGTACTCGGGGACTAGGATTTAAAATTGCTGTTTTATGTGATCAGTGCCCACCACAGGAAATTCCTTCGTGCACTTTTATAAATCACTCTTACGAAATTAATAGACGTTTTATATTTACGATGAGAGTTCTTGGTTTAGGACTAAAAGGTGCTCAAAAGTTTTGTGGACTCATGGACATGCCGAAGTTTTTCTATCAAACCACctacgaaataattttaaagcaCATTCACTCGTGCGTCAAAACTGTTCGTGATGTGCTTTTTGAAAAAGCTGTTAAAGAAGAAATGGAGGAGACCGATGGACAGGATAATACAAAACTAACAGTTTCAGGGGACGGAACGTGGAAAAAGCGAGGTTTCACATCTCTGTTTGGTGTTGCTTCTATAATTGGTTATTATAGCGGTAAAGTGCTCGATGTCGTGATAAAAAGtgctttttgtaaaatgtgCGAAGTTtggaataaaaaagtaaatactACTGAGTATGAAGAATGGCTCGAAAATCATGAAGCCGAATGCACGGCGAATCACAAGGGATCATCCGGTAAAATGGAGGTCGAGGCAATTGTTGAAATGTTCAAGCGTTCCGAAACTCTGCACGGTGTCAAGTACGAGAACTACATTGGAGACGGTGATTCGAAAACGTACTCCGGTATTTTAAATGCCGCGCCTTATGAAGACatttctgtaaataaaaaagaatgcaTCGGTCACGTCCAAAAAAGAATGGGCACGCGATTACGTGAGtgtaaaacgaaaaataaaggGCTCGGCGGCAAAGGCAAACTAACTGGTAAAATGATCGATAAGTTAACAGTTTATTATGGTCTGGCTATACGTAGAAATTATGAATCAGCAAATAATATGAGAACAGCTATTTGGGCTACATATAATCACTACAGTTCAACAAACGAAAATCTGAAACATGAGCTCTGCCCGGCGGGAGCGGAATCGTGGTGCGAATGGCAGCGCGCGTATGCAGAGTTACCAAGCAATCAgaagcaaaaaataaaaagttttatgcacACCTACGATGCTTTACCGACTGATGTTTTGACGGCTATCAAACCAATTTACGAGAACTTGAGTAAACAAGAGTTATTAGATCGATGTGTTGGTGGATTTACACAAAATAACAACGAAAGTTATAATCAACTGATTTGGAAAATCAGTCCAAAAATTCTTCCAAGCGGCTCAATACCAATCGAAATAGCTGCATATGTGTCAGCTTGTGTTTTTAACGAAGGTTCAAAAGCTTTGTTACAAATAATGCAAACGATGGGAATTTCTACTGGCCCAAATGCTCATGCATTCGTGGCGGACGAAGACCAGGAACACATCGCCACTGCTGAGCGCCGCGCGCAAGCTAATACACAAGAGGCCAGAAAGCGTCGTAGACAGGAGAAAATTGATGCTTTGGAGGTGGCTTCGGCAGCAGAAGGCTTACTTTATGGGCCTGGAATCGATGATTCTGt atga
- the LOC105284006 gene encoding decapping and exoribonuclease protein, protein MSFNIIYYRNFSEDTLPTLTIELIGYFSKDGNSQYHADLSQLKYYIPPSNPNNVCYDLDKNVTSTHHKSAFHCKLNDILRWVSDNFYRLEKPFSVYEHRWLNVDFICRRGLLKRLLCSPYKRSDGWIICASKYRGTIYLCEYYTDEKEAQYVNATTADKQVTSRGFKFEQYMVADHPSHVPDSSLPLNECEEFHCIFKANFGDHSLLYGAEMDGIFSKEPITDTLIGKTIEFVELKTFPMFNENGDIRGTISSQCASAWWSQNYLANISKLICGLKDKSGTVRMIREYPTNVLPTFPTKPYNVDKCKMFCKLFLDNVKRIVTQDHDKCMYKFHWNSSTRNIISYNEEAPDNETYFFLKSWFISKAEEYRNASQNI, encoded by the exons atgtcgtttaatattatatattatagaaatttttctGAGGATACGCTTCCAACGTTAACAATTGAACTAATTGGATATTTTAGTAAAGACGGTAACTCGCAATATCATGCCGATTTatcgcaattaaaatattatattcctcCTTCAAATCCTAATAACGTGTGTTACGATCTCGACAAAAATGTCACATCTACTCATCACAAATCTGCTTttcattgtaaattaaatgatatattaaggTGGGTTTCAGACAATTTTTATCGGCTTGAAAAACCATTTTCAGTTTACGAACATCGTTG gCTGAATGTGGACTTTATTTGCCGTCGTGGATTATTGAAAAGGTTATTATGTAGCCCATATAAAAGATCTGACGGATGGATCATTTGCGCTAGCAAGTACCGTGGTACGATATATTTATGCGAATATTATACAGACGAGAAAGAGGCTCAATATGTCAACGCAACAACGGCAGATAAACAAGTTACATCACGGGGATTCAAGTTTGAACAATACATGGTAGCAG ATCATCCATCACATGTACCAGATTCATCATTGCCTCTTAATGAGTGTGAAGAATTTCACTGTATATTTAAAGCAAACTTTGGCGatcattcattattatatggaGCAGAAATGGACGGTATTTTCTCAAAAGAACCCATAACAGATACACTTATTGGCAAAACAATTGAATTCGTCGAGTTAAAAACTTTTCCaatgtttaatgaaaatgGAGATATACGTGGTACAATTAGCTCTCAGTGTGCATCAGCATGGTGGAGTCAAAATTATTTAGCTAATATAAGCAAGCTTATATGTGGACTGAAAGATAAATCAGGCACAGTAAGAATGATTCGGGAATATCCGACAAATGTTCTACCAACGTTTCCTACG AAACCTTATAATGTGGATAAGTGCAAAATGTTCTGCAAACTATTTCTGGATAATGTCAAAAGAATTGTTACTCAAGATCACGATAAGTGTATGTACAAATTTCACTGGAATTCATCTAccagaaatattataagttaTAACGAAGAAGCTCCTGATAATGAAACATATTTCTTCCTAAAATCATGGTTCATCAGCAAAGCAGAAGAATATAGAAATGCGTCCCAAAATATCTAA
- the LOC105284007 gene encoding aminopeptidase N: MSGIETGMKFLKQLLHVSVIFTIVVAICADENSENNSSETVIYRLSDDIIPVHYNIKLIPYMEEGNFTFDGESNISIKVRNTTQSISLHSVELKVNETATTLINVNGVIYKPVRHSYHNKTAILVLHFNDELSSGSYSLNIKFVGILHHDVKGFFKLSYKNEEGSTEWLIATQLESTHARQVFPCWDEPALKATFNISVKHHQKYKALSNMPIRKKLMAEHSMVWSHFNTTPVMSTYIIAIVIFDFTHIHNVNKTINVWFRPPLISQVTFANDVANRAVQYLVQYTNISEIVPKTDHIAIPHFSVEGMENWGLIIYNEARIIYDENIHFVIHKQDAAILIAHELAHQWFGNLVTPSWWSDLWLSEGFATYFQSYILDKMFKDWRMTDLMVVKQLHKFLRYDIGDILYPITFDVNHYFELDDIRSAVVYDKACVILRMLQHLLTEKVFQKGIIMYLNKHQFSTVTANDLWTAMQIALNESDILHKDYKIKEVMDTWIKQNDYPTVLVTRNYKTNETRVSQEHFRLHALNDEDDNNGDNNNGDDNNGDDKKWWIPVTFTTQTNLDFSNTVPKYWLTPVHENVDLIINSNDWIIVNLQQTGYYRVNYDPTNWLKITSYLKSEEYTKIHVLNRAQLIDDAYHFLMTKQLSLSIFMNLMSYLSRETDYVAWFPVFQIVSRMQKFFLLPLQEIATFKFHMAIIFKGLLKNVGYKENPNEPDLTKLLRLNALQRACIVGNRECKAMATIKLNQHLADPETHKLLPWWEEWTYGNGLMTANMSTWNKVLDLYISSRKTKLLTFLTYSEDPDIIIHYLNVLLNDSMIQNKQYFAIFKSIVAKHAHNNLVLNYILENFKRLTSRLTSKTKILTHVIMNIYAEEQLDKIKEFVKKNVDELGSLNEIVEIRLTKLRRIINSFLERFAENEAYLNDICHCILYNDQSSIYSKYYLLFP, encoded by the exons ATGTCTGGAATAGAAACTGGCATGAAGTTTTTAAAACAACTATTACACGTGAGTGTAATATTCACTATCGTAGTAGCAATTTGTGCCGatgaaaattcagaaaataacTCATCTGAGACAGTTATTTATCGCTTATCAGACGACATAATACCGGTACactataatatcaaattaatacCATATATGGAAGAAGGCAACTTTACTTTTGACGGCGAATCTAATATCAGCATAAAAGTTCGTAATACAACACAAAGCATAAGTTTGCACTCAGTAGAACTAAAAGTAAATGAAACAGCGACgacattaattaatgttaatggaGTAATTTATAAACCTGTGAGACATAGTTATCATAATAAAACGGCTATTTTAGTTCTTCATTTTAATGATGAACTATCATCCGGATCTTATAGCCTGAACATAAAATTTGTCGGTATTTTACATCATGATGTAAAAGGTTTCTTTAAACTGTCgtacaaaaacgaagaaggaAGTACAGA GTGGTTGATAGCAACACAACTTGAAAGTACTCATGCCCGACAAGTATTTCCGTGTTGGGATGAGCCAGCATTAAAAGCCACTTTCAATATATCTGTAAAGCatcatcaaaaatataaagctTTATCTAATATGCCAATACGAAAGAAGCTTATGGCTGAACATAGTATGGTGTGGTCACACTTCAATACTACTCCTGTAATGTCCACTTATATTATTGCGATTGTGATATTCGATTTTACTCATATTCACAACGTAAATAAGACCATCAATGTATGGTTTAGACCTCCTTTGATATCGCAAGTAACATTCGCAAATGATGTTGCTAATAGGGCTGTTCAGTATTTGGTCCAATACACGAACATTTCCGAAATAGTGCCTAAAACGGATCATATCGCAATACCACATTTTTCAGTTGAAGGCATGGAGAATTGGGGACTCATCATTTacaa TGAAGCAAGGATTATCTATGATGAAAACATACATTTCGTTATTCATAAACAAGATGCGGCAATCTTAATAGCGCACGAATTAGCACATCAATGGTTTGGTAATTTAGTAACTCCATCTTGGTGGTCTGATCTATGGTTAAGCGAAGGATTTGCTACGTATTTTCAGTCATATATTCTTGACAAg atGTTCAAAGATTGGCGAATGACGGATTTGATGGTAGTTAAACAGTTACATAAATTTCTCCGTTACGATATTGGTGATATACTGTATCCTATTACATTCGACGTTAACCATTACTTTGAACTAGATGATATTAGATCTGCTGTTGTTTATGACAAAG CTTGTGTCATATTACGTATGTTGCAACATCTACTTACGGAAAAGGTTTTCCAAAAAGGTATCATCATGTATCTAAATAAACA cCAGTTTAGCACAGTTACCGCCAATGATTTATGGACAGCTATGCAAATTGCTTTAAATGAATCAGATATTCTACacaaagattataaaataaaagaagtgaTGGATACCTGGATAAAACAAAACGATTATCCTACAGTACTCGTAACacgaaattataaaactaaCGAAACAAGAGTATCGCAGGAACATTTTCGCCTACACGCCCTAAACGACGAAGATGATAATAAcggagataataataatggagATGATAATAATGGAGATGATAAGAAATGGTGGATACCAGTAACATTCACTACGCAAACAAATCTTGATTTCTCAAATACTGTACCTAAGTATTGGCTAACACCAGTACATGAAAATGTAGACcttataattaattcgaaTGATTGGATCATAGTCAATTTACAACAAACTG GATATTATCGTGTCAATTATGATCCAACAAATTGGTTAAAAATTACAAGTTACTTAAAGTCGGAAGAATATACGAAAATACACGTTCTCAATCGTGCTCAACTCATCGATGACGCATATCATTTCCTAATGACAAAACAACTTAgtttatctatatttatgaATCTTATGAGCTATCTATCGCGAGAAACAGATTATGTGGCATGGTTTCCTGTGTTCCAAATTGTATCACGCAtgcagaaattttttttacttcCGCTTCAAGAAATCGCAACTTTCAAg tTTCATATGGCGATAATTTTTAAAGGGCTTCTTAAGAATGTAGGATACAAAGAAAATCCTAATGAACCTGATCTTACAAAGCTGCTGAGGTTAAACGCGTTACAGAGGGCATGTATTGTTGGAAATAGAGAATGCAAAGCAATGGCCACTATTAAGTTAAACCAGCATCTTGCAGATCCGGAAACACAcaa ACTTTTGCCGTGGTGGGAGGAATGGACATATGGTAATGGTTTAATGACAGCAAATATGTCTACTTGGAATAAAGTATTGGATTTATATATAAGCAGTCGTAAGACAAAGCTTTTGACATTTTTGACTTATTCTGAAGATCCCGACATTATCATTCATTACTTGAATGTACTATTGAATGATTCAATGATACAAAACAAACAATATTTTGCTATATTTAAATCTATTGTTGCAAAGCATGCACATAATAATTTAGTGCTTAACTacatattagaaaattttaagaGACTAACATCTAG ATTAACttctaaaactaaaatattgaCACATGTTATTATGAACATATATGCAGAGGAACAACTTGACAag ataAAAGAATTCGTGAAGAAAAATGTTGACGAACTAGGAAGTTTGAATGAAATAGTAGAAATACGTTTGACTAAACTCAGACGGATTATAAACAGTTTTTTGGAGCGATTCGCAGAAAATGAAGCTTACTTGAATGATATCTGccattgtatattatataatgaccAATCAAgtatatattctaaatattacttattgtttccgtaa